In Ferrimicrobium sp., a genomic segment contains:
- the menC gene encoding o-succinylbenzoate synthase yields MIRLASLRLYPVTLDLVAPFRSAEGIQQAKRTYLLELLSDEGTSGWSEISAQNDPSYWPETVTTCLEIIEHHLAPLLARNFSSHVEIATRMATVKGNQMARASVEMAFFDLWAQHEGVSLSELLGIPTSRTHVPAGVTLSLSTDIEALVGELTDLRRQGYRFFKAKVAPDADSAILELASTSFPMEHLVLDANESYAGASGTQLDRIDATGAALIEQPLLERDFVGHVELAKRLTTPIGLDETISGVDDIITALRLGMAPTINLKPSRVGGYVESLKIIDRCQHEGLHLRIGGMLETGIGRAHNLALASHPAFDRVGDLAASDHYFARDITEPFVLSDDGSIECPRGLGLGRTPDPNWLLDTPFLELHIN; encoded by the coding sequence GTGATCCGGCTAGCGAGCCTCCGCCTGTACCCCGTTACTCTCGATCTGGTGGCGCCCTTTCGGTCAGCCGAAGGTATCCAACAAGCGAAGCGCACCTACCTGCTTGAACTGCTCTCCGATGAGGGAACAAGCGGTTGGTCTGAGATCAGTGCGCAAAATGATCCGAGTTACTGGCCAGAGACGGTCACTACCTGCCTTGAGATCATCGAACACCATTTGGCTCCTCTCCTGGCTCGCAACTTCTCCTCGCACGTTGAGATCGCCACCAGGATGGCAACGGTCAAGGGCAATCAGATGGCTCGGGCAAGTGTCGAGATGGCCTTCTTTGACCTCTGGGCCCAGCATGAGGGGGTGAGCCTCTCCGAGCTCCTCGGCATTCCGACCAGCCGCACTCACGTCCCCGCCGGCGTCACACTATCGCTCAGCACCGACATCGAGGCTCTCGTTGGAGAACTCACCGATCTCCGGCGGCAAGGGTATCGCTTCTTCAAAGCCAAAGTCGCACCCGATGCCGATTCGGCCATTCTGGAACTAGCGAGCACCTCCTTCCCGATGGAACATTTAGTTCTCGATGCCAACGAGAGCTATGCGGGCGCCAGTGGAACCCAACTCGACCGCATTGACGCCACCGGCGCCGCGCTCATCGAGCAACCCCTCTTAGAGCGGGACTTTGTCGGTCATGTGGAGCTCGCCAAACGACTGACCACCCCTATCGGTCTTGATGAAACGATCAGCGGTGTCGACGACATCATCACCGCGCTACGGCTGGGGATGGCGCCTACGATCAATCTCAAACCGAGCCGTGTGGGTGGATACGTGGAGTCACTCAAGATCATTGACCGCTGTCAACACGAGGGGTTGCACCTCAGAATCGGTGGTATGCTCGAGACCGGCATCGGTCGGGCCCACAATCTCGCCCTCGCCTCCCACCCTGCCTTCGACCGCGTTGGCGACCTCGCCGCTAGCGATCACTATTTTGCGCGTGACATCACCGAGCCCTTTGTTCTCTCTGACGATGGGAGCATCGAGTGCCCGAGGGGGCTTGGTCTTGGAAGAACGCCCGATCCCAACTGGCTCCTGGATACACCCTTCTTAGAGCTACACATCAACTAG
- a CDS encoding MiaB/RimO family radical SAM methylthiotransferase — MKSFYVKTFGCQMNENDSERIVALLRRQGMTPATSEEIADVVVFNTCTIRENADNRFFGQVNKLRERRAADSHLRIVVAGCLAQGEQEAIFDRAPHVDVVVGTHALASIVELLERSDQERRVIDVREIAQGPDPLADLGAEPTEGHKAWVTIQTGCDNNCAFCIVPQVRGGEVSRPFQAVVDEVRSLASQGVTEVTLLGQNVNSYGRDLTRRLRTEQEGSHDRGYLTGQVYVSGSIARIRPLFADLLRAVGAVDGIRRVRFTSPHPKDMREETFRAMADSPAVCESLHFPLQSGSDRVLAAMHRGYRGARFFEKLTQAREIVPDLAVTTDIIVGFPGETDEDFEATLELVARCEFDSAFTFIYSPRPGTEAGAWTDRFVDPEVIAQRFAQLKLVTERSASAKHRDRVGRVEEILIDGPSKRDALVASGRTRQNKLVHLTGFDGERNRGRYVQARIVDAGAHFLHGEILEAPR; from the coding sequence ATGAAGAGCTTTTACGTCAAGACATTTGGATGCCAGATGAATGAGAATGATTCTGAGCGTATTGTGGCGTTGTTGCGCCGTCAGGGCATGACGCCAGCGACCTCAGAAGAGATTGCTGATGTGGTGGTCTTTAACACCTGCACCATACGGGAGAACGCTGATAATAGGTTCTTTGGGCAGGTCAATAAGTTGAGGGAGCGACGTGCGGCCGATTCGCATCTACGGATTGTGGTGGCAGGATGTTTGGCGCAGGGTGAACAAGAGGCGATCTTTGATCGGGCTCCCCATGTCGATGTCGTCGTCGGTACGCATGCGTTGGCGTCGATCGTGGAGTTGCTCGAACGTAGCGATCAAGAGCGCCGGGTGATCGACGTGAGAGAGATAGCCCAAGGACCTGATCCGCTGGCTGATCTTGGTGCCGAGCCGACGGAGGGACACAAGGCTTGGGTGACCATTCAAACCGGATGCGACAACAACTGTGCCTTTTGCATCGTTCCCCAGGTGCGAGGGGGTGAGGTCAGCCGTCCTTTCCAGGCAGTCGTGGATGAGGTGCGCAGCCTTGCATCGCAAGGGGTGACCGAGGTCACGCTTCTGGGGCAGAATGTCAATTCCTACGGACGCGACCTTACTCGACGGTTGCGCACCGAGCAGGAAGGTTCGCATGACCGAGGTTACTTGACAGGACAAGTCTATGTCAGCGGCTCCATCGCAAGGATTCGCCCTCTCTTCGCCGATCTCTTGCGAGCCGTTGGTGCAGTTGACGGGATACGTCGTGTGCGGTTTACCTCACCGCATCCCAAGGATATGCGCGAGGAGACGTTTCGCGCGATGGCGGATTCACCAGCGGTGTGTGAGAGCCTACACTTCCCGTTACAGTCTGGCAGTGACCGCGTGCTCGCGGCGATGCATCGAGGGTATCGTGGCGCACGGTTTTTCGAAAAGCTTACCCAGGCAAGGGAGATCGTACCTGACCTTGCCGTGACCACTGATATCATTGTCGGTTTTCCTGGTGAGACCGATGAGGATTTCGAGGCCACACTGGAGTTGGTGGCCCGGTGTGAGTTTGATTCCGCCTTCACCTTTATCTATTCGCCGCGTCCTGGCACCGAGGCCGGTGCTTGGACGGATCGTTTCGTCGACCCGGAGGTAATCGCGCAACGATTCGCGCAGCTCAAGCTCGTGACTGAACGAAGTGCCTCGGCTAAACATCGGGATCGTGTCGGTCGTGTCGAGGAGATCCTCATCGATGGTCCTTCGAAGCGGGATGCCTTAGTCGCCTCGGGGCGGACGCGGCAAAACAAGTTGGTCCATTTGACTGGGTTTGATGGCGAACGCAATCGGGGACGTTACGTGCAGGCCCGTATTGTCGACGCTGGTGCCCATTTTCTCCATGGAGAGATCTTGGAGGCGCCCCGCTGA
- a CDS encoding methyl-accepting chemotaxis protein, translating into MIRGRRRHSSSRPASPEVKQITTAQAATIEQMADEIGETGLLVVEAATKVESIATNITDQVELFKELTLAARDLRDGNRSLSDDAEAAADATRKMNLELEQSSNEMAASLAEVNYMIQWVADTSTQLETLQQEMEDVGRIAHHLDSIAQQTHVLALNAHIEAARAGTGATGFTVIANAIRDLADQAIDAAASISTTLDPLIESVNELGGTTKGARRGAERARSAIDIVATSIKRSQEESQILDHRVEAIATFSRTINEKVGLFSNSLLSLFDGVEHSENDLNAATASLEHLMRRTNSLVQLSAKVGVETSDTPLVMEVVRCAHVIEERMERALAAGEVSIETLFDEEYEEVPGTNPQQHLTRFTEFVDRTVQDLLEDFLDYSPAVVFAAVVDRNGYLSTHNLKYSLPPTPGDPVWNAAHCRNHRFFADPTGIHAARSRDEFLLQTYRRDMGGGNFLLMKDASAPIYVAGLHWGALRLGYAPLASASEETRQVQRSNRPASPHEPTSERKELNELLSPW; encoded by the coding sequence ATGATTCGTGGTAGACGCAGGCATTCCTCTTCGCGCCCCGCCTCGCCCGAAGTCAAACAGATCACGACGGCACAGGCGGCCACGATCGAGCAGATGGCCGATGAGATCGGAGAAACCGGTCTGCTCGTCGTCGAGGCAGCCACCAAGGTGGAGTCAATCGCCACCAACATCACCGATCAGGTCGAATTGTTCAAAGAGCTGACCTTGGCCGCCCGCGATCTGCGTGATGGCAATCGTTCCCTCTCTGATGATGCCGAAGCCGCCGCCGATGCTACCCGGAAAATGAACCTTGAGCTTGAACAATCCAGCAACGAGATGGCGGCATCACTCGCAGAGGTCAACTACATGATCCAATGGGTGGCCGACACCAGTACCCAACTTGAGACCCTCCAACAGGAGATGGAAGATGTCGGGCGTATCGCCCACCACCTCGACTCCATCGCGCAGCAAACCCACGTGTTGGCCCTTAATGCCCACATCGAGGCCGCTCGCGCAGGCACTGGTGCGACCGGTTTCACCGTCATCGCCAACGCGATACGAGATTTGGCTGACCAAGCGATCGATGCAGCCGCGTCGATCTCAACCACGCTTGATCCACTGATCGAATCGGTCAATGAGTTGGGAGGCACAACCAAGGGTGCGCGTCGCGGTGCTGAACGTGCCCGCAGTGCGATCGACATCGTCGCCACATCCATCAAGCGCTCTCAAGAGGAAAGTCAGATCCTCGATCATCGAGTTGAGGCGATCGCGACCTTCTCAAGGACGATCAATGAGAAGGTCGGCCTCTTTTCGAACTCACTACTCTCGCTCTTCGATGGCGTTGAGCACTCCGAAAACGACCTCAACGCCGCGACGGCAAGCCTTGAACACCTGATGCGGAGGACGAACTCGCTCGTTCAACTCAGCGCGAAGGTTGGAGTGGAAACAAGCGATACGCCCTTGGTGATGGAGGTTGTACGCTGTGCTCACGTCATCGAGGAACGGATGGAGCGTGCTCTTGCCGCAGGTGAAGTGAGCATCGAGACACTCTTTGACGAGGAGTACGAGGAGGTTCCGGGCACCAATCCCCAACAACACCTCACCCGTTTCACTGAATTCGTCGATCGTACTGTCCAAGATCTCCTTGAAGACTTCCTCGACTACTCACCAGCAGTAGTCTTTGCGGCTGTCGTCGATCGCAACGGCTACCTCTCAACCCATAACCTTAAGTACTCGCTCCCTCCCACGCCTGGGGACCCCGTTTGGAACGCCGCCCACTGTCGTAACCATCGATTCTTCGCCGACCCGACAGGGATCCACGCTGCACGCAGCCGTGACGAGTTTCTCCTCCAGACCTACCGAAGAGACATGGGAGGAGGCAACTTCCTCTTGATGAAGGATGCCTCCGCACCCATCTACGTAGCAGGGCTCCATTGGGGAGCACTGCGCTTGGGCTATGCACCCCTTGCGAGCGCATCCGAAGAGACGAGGCAGGTACAGCGATCGAATCGACCCGCCTCACCCCACGAACCCACGTCGGAGCGCAAGGAACTTAACGAACTTCTGTCCCCTTGGTGA
- a CDS encoding 4a-hydroxytetrahydrobiopterin dehydratase, with the protein MARSSNNPVSLNDAGWGSTHLDAVAGALLFCVESTSLASVEQVPRGWSVEGAKLVRRIELDDYWKVVVASLAISLLAIWRDHHPTLIVEFRSLVVELFSHDVGAITDRDLELARLINGVIPPRAMGQDGQVGEEPVGPPRTAQF; encoded by the coding sequence GTGGCACGTTCATCCAACAACCCAGTGAGCCTGAACGATGCGGGATGGGGGAGTACGCACTTGGATGCCGTGGCAGGTGCACTTTTGTTTTGCGTGGAATCGACTAGCCTCGCTAGCGTGGAGCAAGTTCCTAGAGGTTGGAGCGTTGAAGGAGCAAAGCTCGTTCGTCGCATTGAACTCGATGACTACTGGAAAGTCGTCGTTGCAAGCTTGGCGATCTCGTTGTTGGCGATCTGGCGTGATCATCATCCAACGCTTATCGTGGAGTTTCGAAGTCTCGTGGTTGAACTCTTCAGCCACGACGTCGGTGCGATCACCGACCGCGACCTTGAGCTGGCGCGTTTGATCAACGGGGTGATTCCGCCGCGTGCAATGGGCCAGGACGGGCAAGTTGGCGAGGAGCCCGTTGGGCCACCTCGCACTGCTCAATTTTGA
- a CDS encoding aldehyde dehydrogenase family protein, with translation MQLKPGTSWEELYAQAAAIAPQAFTKSGVANYWGGQWREEGEVHPATSPIDQTRIHGPLLLETHQAAAALDSCVAEHFQWIKVPLAERKARTERAIAKIVQHRELLALLLTWEIGKPYRQALVSVDRTTSGVEWYLAEIDRMLDGRGPLPGPVSNIASWNYPLSVLAHALYVQMLSGNAVIAKAPTDGGVVALTLAMSFAIEEGLPVTLVSGLGGKLSSVLVRSPEIGALAFVGGRDTGGKIASDLVRTDKRHMLEQEGLNAWGIWNFSQWDLLAPMIKKGFEYAKQRCTAYPRYVIQRQLFDDFLAMYIPVVSSLTVGHPLAVADPSDPIPDVDFGPVINAAKAADLRTNIADAIDRGGVPIYRGKLDPGRFIEGQDLSAYVAPVAILDPPRSSPLYHAEPFGPVDTLVIVDTTAELLAKMNVSNGALVSSIASDDLELAGTLATEVNAFKVGINQPKSRGDKAEPFGGRGASWKGAFVGGEYLVQAVTEGPPESRLYGNFPEYQRYPDLT, from the coding sequence ATGCAACTCAAGCCCGGAACAAGTTGGGAAGAACTCTACGCGCAGGCAGCTGCGATCGCCCCACAAGCCTTTACGAAATCAGGAGTAGCAAACTATTGGGGTGGTCAATGGCGGGAAGAGGGCGAGGTTCACCCCGCCACTTCCCCCATCGACCAGACACGCATTCACGGCCCCCTTCTCCTTGAGACCCATCAGGCGGCAGCTGCCCTCGATAGCTGCGTCGCCGAGCACTTCCAGTGGATCAAGGTTCCACTAGCCGAGCGCAAGGCCCGGACAGAACGCGCCATCGCCAAGATCGTGCAACATCGCGAGCTCCTCGCACTCCTCCTCACCTGGGAGATCGGCAAACCCTATCGTCAGGCACTGGTCTCGGTCGATCGGACTACCTCGGGCGTCGAATGGTATCTCGCTGAGATCGACCGCATGCTTGACGGACGCGGCCCACTACCTGGCCCGGTATCCAACATCGCCTCATGGAACTACCCTTTGTCAGTACTCGCACACGCCCTCTATGTCCAGATGCTCTCTGGCAACGCCGTCATCGCGAAGGCACCAACCGATGGTGGCGTCGTAGCACTCACGCTTGCCATGTCCTTCGCCATCGAGGAGGGTCTGCCTGTTACCCTCGTCAGTGGCCTCGGGGGTAAGCTCTCTTCCGTGCTGGTACGCTCGCCCGAGATCGGTGCACTCGCCTTCGTCGGTGGGCGAGATACTGGTGGCAAGATCGCCTCCGACTTGGTTCGTACCGACAAGCGCCACATGCTTGAGCAGGAAGGACTCAACGCCTGGGGAATCTGGAACTTCTCCCAGTGGGATCTACTCGCCCCAATGATCAAAAAGGGCTTTGAGTACGCCAAACAACGATGCACCGCCTATCCTCGCTACGTCATCCAACGACAGCTCTTTGACGACTTCCTCGCCATGTATATCCCCGTCGTCTCCTCACTGACCGTCGGCCACCCACTCGCGGTCGCCGATCCCAGCGACCCGATCCCCGATGTGGACTTTGGACCCGTGATCAACGCTGCCAAGGCGGCCGACCTGCGGACCAACATCGCTGATGCGATCGACCGTGGAGGCGTGCCCATCTATCGCGGCAAGCTTGATCCAGGGCGCTTCATCGAAGGTCAAGACTTGAGTGCCTACGTGGCCCCCGTCGCTATTCTTGACCCTCCACGCTCGTCACCTCTCTACCATGCCGAGCCATTTGGACCAGTCGATACCTTGGTCATCGTCGATACGACCGCTGAACTCCTCGCCAAGATGAACGTCTCCAACGGCGCTCTCGTCTCCTCGATTGCCAGCGACGACCTTGAACTGGCGGGAACTCTTGCCACAGAGGTCAATGCCTTCAAGGTGGGTATCAATCAGCCCAAGTCTCGAGGGGATAAAGCGGAGCCCTTTGGAGGACGAGGAGCCTCGTGGAAGGGTGCCTTCGTCGGAGGTGAATATCTGGTGCAGGCCGTCACCGAGGGGCCACCGGAGTCCCGGCTCTATGGCAACTTCCCGGAGTATCAACGGTATCCTGACCTGACGTGA
- the recA gene encoding recombinase RecA, with protein sequence MERDKALDIAIAQIEKQFGKGSIMRMGEAPQMTIESVSTGAMALDLALGVGGLPRGRVVEIFGPESSGKSTLALHVVAEAQRIGGNCAYIDAEHALDPVYAQAIGVDIDGLLISQPDYGEQALEICDVLIRSGSIDVVVIDSVAALTPRAEIEGDIGDAHVGLQARLMSQAMRRLTANLNHTNTLAIFINQLREKIGVMYGSPEVTPGGRALKFYSSVRLDIRKVEIIKDGTEMVGSRTRVKVVKNKCAPPFRQAEFDIMYGHGISREGSILDVGVELGLIKKSGSWYTYEGEQLGQGRENVKTFLAANPQLMAELDQKIREKVSGTVVEGLTHGMLPADDEEAFSETAN encoded by the coding sequence GTGGAACGGGATAAGGCACTTGATATAGCGATCGCCCAGATCGAAAAGCAATTTGGCAAGGGTTCGATCATGCGCATGGGCGAGGCTCCGCAGATGACGATCGAGTCGGTCTCGACTGGAGCGATGGCACTTGATCTCGCTCTCGGTGTCGGCGGACTCCCTCGTGGGCGTGTTGTCGAGATATTCGGTCCAGAGAGTTCAGGGAAGTCCACCCTTGCTCTTCACGTGGTCGCTGAGGCGCAACGTATTGGCGGTAATTGTGCCTATATCGATGCAGAGCATGCGCTCGACCCTGTGTATGCACAGGCGATCGGTGTGGATATCGATGGTCTTTTGATCTCACAGCCAGACTACGGCGAGCAGGCGTTGGAGATCTGTGACGTTCTGATCAGGTCCGGTTCGATCGATGTGGTCGTTATCGACTCGGTGGCGGCGCTCACCCCTCGTGCGGAGATCGAAGGGGATATTGGGGATGCCCATGTGGGGCTCCAGGCTCGGCTGATGTCGCAGGCGATGCGTCGACTGACGGCAAACTTGAATCACACCAATACACTCGCTATCTTCATCAATCAGCTGCGGGAGAAGATTGGGGTGATGTATGGTTCGCCAGAGGTAACCCCAGGCGGCCGCGCACTCAAGTTCTACTCGTCGGTCAGGCTCGATATTCGAAAAGTTGAGATCATCAAAGACGGCACAGAGATGGTCGGATCGCGCACCAGGGTGAAGGTCGTCAAGAATAAGTGTGCACCGCCATTTCGTCAGGCGGAGTTCGATATCATGTATGGCCATGGCATCTCGCGAGAGGGCTCGATCCTCGATGTGGGAGTGGAGCTGGGTCTGATCAAAAAGTCGGGTTCGTGGTACACCTATGAGGGTGAGCAACTTGGCCAAGGACGAGAGAATGTAAAGACGTTTCTCGCTGCTAACCCACAGCTCATGGCGGAGTTGGATCAGAAGATTCGTGAAAAGGTCAGTGGGACGGTTGTTGAGGGTTTGACCCATGGGATGCTCCCAGCCGATGATGAGGAGGCATTTTCAGAGACGGCAAACTAG
- the miaA gene encoding tRNA (adenosine(37)-N6)-dimethylallyltransferase MiaA produces MIDWAGEGGRTRKLTGVAIVGPTASGKTEFAHVLAHRRRDLVPVAVDALTVYKALPITTAMPEPTAIAELDYRCVAHVPVDEEYSLGQFLQDLDRELCRLSEGGQRPLFVGGTALWIRAVVNGFVPPKGAPGLRHWLETRLCDDADDQSAYHLLTQLDPRAGELIDPRNRRRLLRALEVALASGATESVAGDRLGVDGPQRYPQIGLALEPEVLTRRISLRIEHQIARGWVDEIARVLTMDPSRTARAAIGVTELSDYLAGKSSLDEAIERIARRTRRLVKRQLSWLRRDPRIVWVSSIDEGLHQADRLLDQIVSGHWSPDTIHGPRRAAGPFAESPAKENWIENDLGEIDPAFVTPAAGAPYNGRDMQRVESALAQDHSIGEGETLRGVFRPQIIERRDDELQVVKYTGAGNDFLIGEMPSQLPDGVMISALLDRSHGVGADGLILVEVAQGAQPRMHLYNQDGSRAEMSGNGLRCLGHYLVERHGLGPSLSIMTDAGLRYYRLVEQGNWAWIGETTMGVVEMTIEPDGSFLVDVGNPHRVIVMGGLAELEGLDIAAEGAKQQGLALATDGINVEWIVRSEDGCVMRVFERGVGPTMACGTGSVAAAWVARSLGWIRERAVVENPGGELSVHFGAPSTNGLAADNGDEHGAPTRLSGAVDRGESSGVVQAAPEVWLRGPSLLIADITPARWLFSS; encoded by the coding sequence ATGATCGATTGGGCTGGTGAGGGAGGACGAACGCGAAAGTTAACGGGTGTAGCGATCGTAGGACCGACGGCGTCGGGCAAGACCGAGTTTGCCCATGTGCTTGCCCATAGACGGCGTGATCTTGTGCCGGTCGCTGTTGATGCGCTGACGGTCTATAAGGCGCTACCCATCACCACAGCGATGCCAGAACCGACGGCCATTGCTGAACTCGACTATCGATGTGTAGCGCATGTGCCTGTTGATGAGGAGTACTCCCTCGGTCAGTTCCTTCAGGACCTTGATCGTGAGCTGTGTCGACTCAGCGAAGGGGGACAACGGCCACTTTTTGTGGGAGGAACGGCACTCTGGATCCGTGCGGTAGTGAATGGTTTCGTCCCGCCCAAAGGGGCACCTGGCCTGCGGCATTGGTTGGAGACTCGTCTGTGTGACGACGCTGACGATCAATCTGCTTATCATCTTCTCACTCAACTCGACCCACGGGCGGGGGAGTTGATCGACCCCCGTAACCGTCGGCGTCTTCTGCGCGCGCTCGAGGTAGCGCTCGCCAGCGGTGCGACTGAGTCGGTAGCCGGTGACCGGTTGGGTGTCGACGGTCCTCAACGATACCCGCAGATTGGACTCGCGCTCGAACCAGAGGTGCTTACCCGCCGAATCTCGCTGCGCATCGAACACCAGATCGCCCGCGGATGGGTTGATGAGATAGCACGGGTGCTCACCATGGACCCATCACGAACAGCGCGTGCCGCGATCGGTGTCACAGAGCTCAGCGACTACCTCGCAGGCAAATCCTCCCTTGATGAGGCGATTGAACGCATCGCGCGACGAACCCGCCGCCTCGTCAAGCGTCAGTTGAGTTGGCTGCGACGAGATCCTCGGATCGTGTGGGTGTCGAGTATCGACGAAGGATTACACCAGGCTGATCGGCTTCTCGACCAGATAGTGAGCGGACATTGGAGCCCAGACACAATCCATGGTCCTCGCAGGGCCGCCGGGCCTTTCGCAGAGAGCCCAGCCAAAGAGAATTGGATCGAGAACGATCTGGGGGAGATCGATCCAGCGTTTGTCACTCCCGCCGCAGGAGCGCCCTACAATGGCCGCGATATGCAGCGAGTGGAGTCGGCGCTCGCTCAGGATCACAGCATTGGGGAGGGGGAAACACTCCGAGGGGTGTTCCGGCCACAGATTATCGAGAGGAGAGATGACGAGTTGCAAGTAGTGAAATATACGGGAGCAGGCAATGATTTTCTGATTGGGGAGATGCCGAGCCAGCTGCCTGATGGTGTCATGATCTCGGCGTTGCTCGATCGGAGCCATGGGGTGGGCGCTGACGGACTGATCCTCGTTGAGGTAGCTCAAGGGGCTCAGCCACGGATGCACCTCTATAACCAAGATGGATCGCGCGCTGAGATGAGTGGGAATGGCCTACGCTGTCTCGGTCATTATCTTGTGGAACGGCATGGATTGGGACCCTCACTCTCGATCATGACCGATGCAGGGCTTCGCTACTATCGTCTTGTCGAGCAGGGTAACTGGGCATGGATTGGTGAGACGACCATGGGTGTGGTGGAGATGACTATTGAGCCTGACGGGAGCTTTCTCGTCGATGTTGGGAACCCTCATCGGGTGATCGTGATGGGTGGGCTCGCCGAGCTCGAGGGTCTCGATATCGCTGCCGAAGGAGCTAAGCAGCAGGGGCTCGCTCTTGCAACCGATGGTATCAACGTGGAGTGGATTGTGCGCAGTGAGGACGGCTGCGTGATGAGGGTTTTTGAACGCGGTGTCGGACCGACGATGGCATGTGGAACTGGTTCGGTGGCCGCCGCCTGGGTAGCTCGCTCTCTTGGATGGATTCGAGAGCGGGCGGTCGTTGAGAACCCGGGAGGTGAGCTTTCCGTCCACTTTGGGGCGCCATCGACGAACGGACTTGCCGCCGATAACGGCGACGAGCATGGTGCGCCGACGCGATTGAGTGGAGCTGTCGATCGTGGCGAGTCATCTGGTGTCGTTCAAGCAGCACCGGAGGTATGGCTGCGGGGCCCGTCACTGCTGATCGCTGATATCACCCCGGCTCGGTGGTTGTTCTCCTCATGA
- the hflX gene encoding GTPase HflX, with product MTLIERSFQERILLVGVAASGRERQMVNDQLDELASLVDTAGALVVHREIQVRERPDPATYIGKGKVDELAALSESFDVDTVVFDDELTPGQQRNLEKVLGRTAIDRTAVILDVFAQNARSQEGKAQVELALLRYRLPRLVGRRTNLSQQVGRIGTRGPGETKLEEDRRRIQERIGQLRRELAALERQRRLQRKSRLYGRNLQVALVGYTNVGKSSLLNALTGADVVVEDRLFATLDPRTRRLKLPGGETILLADTVGFIRKLPHQLIEAFRSTLDAVAEADLLVHVVDASSAHALDQMREVRATLAEIGANQVPELVVLNKIDLGYATSDLPAGFPISVASGEGISELLGVIGDRLRALNRIEIFRVPFDRGDILAEIHREAEVLSEESLDGYVELKVRADDAARALLRRHIDGADGGASDSAIDGIQEEVANDSEGR from the coding sequence ATGACCCTCATTGAACGGAGCTTTCAGGAACGCATACTACTTGTTGGGGTAGCGGCGAGTGGCCGTGAGCGGCAGATGGTCAACGACCAGCTCGACGAGCTGGCCAGTCTGGTCGATACCGCCGGTGCACTGGTGGTGCATCGAGAGATACAGGTTCGCGAACGTCCCGATCCGGCAACCTATATCGGTAAAGGTAAGGTTGACGAGTTAGCGGCGCTTTCTGAGAGCTTCGACGTCGATACAGTGGTCTTTGACGATGAGCTGACCCCTGGACAGCAGCGCAACCTTGAGAAGGTTTTAGGCCGGACAGCCATCGACCGTACCGCCGTAATTCTCGATGTGTTCGCTCAAAATGCGAGGAGTCAAGAGGGTAAGGCGCAGGTTGAGCTCGCGTTATTGCGCTACCGATTACCTCGATTGGTGGGTCGACGAACGAACCTCTCTCAGCAGGTTGGGCGCATTGGTACACGGGGCCCTGGTGAGACAAAGCTCGAGGAGGATCGTCGACGCATTCAAGAGCGCATCGGCCAGCTGCGTCGTGAGTTAGCAGCGCTTGAGCGACAGCGGCGGCTGCAGCGTAAGTCACGTCTGTACGGTCGCAACTTACAGGTGGCGTTGGTTGGTTACACCAACGTAGGTAAGTCATCCCTACTCAACGCGCTCACCGGTGCCGATGTCGTGGTCGAGGATCGTCTCTTTGCTACGCTCGACCCTCGGACCAGACGTTTGAAGCTTCCAGGGGGAGAGACGATCCTCCTCGCCGACACCGTTGGATTCATTCGCAAGCTCCCGCATCAGTTAATCGAAGCCTTCCGATCAACCCTCGATGCGGTGGCAGAGGCTGACCTTCTAGTCCATGTCGTTGATGCATCAAGTGCGCACGCACTGGACCAGATGCGTGAGGTGCGGGCGACATTGGCCGAGATCGGAGCGAACCAGGTGCCCGAACTGGTGGTGTTGAACAAGATCGACCTTGGGTATGCCACGAGTGATCTGCCAGCGGGATTCCCCATCTCGGTGGCGTCTGGAGAGGGCATTTCCGAACTGCTCGGGGTGATTGGAGACCGCTTGCGGGCGTTGAACCGGATCGAGATCTTTCGTGTCCCCTTTGATCGGGGTGACATTCTGGCGGAGATCCATCGAGAGGCTGAGGTGCTTTCGGAGGAGAGTCTCGATGGTTATGTCGAGCTGAAGGTGCGAGCCGACGATGCGGCGCGTGCACTCCTGCGCCGTCATATTGATGGTGCCGATGGTGGCGCCAGTGATAGTGCCATTGACGGCATTCAGGAAGAGGTTGCCAACGATTCGGAAGGCCGATAG